A single genomic interval of Notolabrus celidotus isolate fNotCel1 chromosome 13, fNotCel1.pri, whole genome shotgun sequence harbors:
- the LOC117824492 gene encoding protein FAM177A1-like isoform X1 has product MRGVVVGAAASTDTKKTATMADISLYLTNVNVSIGQTMDVDQSPNQGKDFESVELGELNKRGGEQQREKIPRRIIHFSSGETMEEYSTDEEEGEDKEPERKDLLSSPVDAVRSKLTWGPYFWFHMWRAATSTISACDYLGERMASLFGITSAKYQYAIDEYYRMKKEREEEKEETRLSEEAEQSFDHMDHPQKDEDEPITATDRSDAANPQPGVTYQIENENHAPSSTITVPAIVTAT; this is encoded by the exons ATGAGAGGCGTCGTTGTGGGCGCAGCAGCATCCACAGATACAAAGAAGACGGCGACAATGGCTGATATATCACTGTATCTCACTAACGTTAATGTGTCCATAGGGCAGACCATGGATGTGGATCAG AGCCCAAACCAGGGTAAAGACTTTGAGAGTGTGGAGCTGGGAGAGCTGAACAAGAGAGggggagagcagcagagggagaagaTTCCTCGCAGGATCATCCATTTCTCCAGCGGGGAGACCATGGAGGAGTACAGCACTgacgaggaggagggagaggacaaGGAGCCAGAGAGGAAAGACCTGCTGTCCTCCCCGGTTGATGCGGTGAGG TCCAAGTTGACCTGGGGTCCATACTTCTGGTTTCACATGTGGAGAGCGGCCACGTCCACCATCTCAG ccTGTGACTACCTAGGGGAAAGGATGGCCTCTCTGTTTGGGATAACATCAGCTAAATATCAGTATGCTATCGATGAATACTACAGGATGAAGAAAGAG agggaggaagagaaagaggaaaccCGTCTGTCAGAAGAAGCGGAACAATCCTTCGACCATATGGACCATCCTCAGAAGGATGAAGATGAACCAATCACCGCGACCGATCGGTCAGATGCAGCCAACCCTCAGCCTGGTGTGACATATCAGATCGAGAACGAAAATCATGCACCTTCAAGTACCATCACAGTCCCTGCTATCGTCACAGCGACCTAA
- the LOC117824492 gene encoding protein FAM177A1-like isoform X2, with translation MRGVVVGAAASTDTKKTATMADISLYLTNVNVSIGQTMDVDQSPNQGKDFESVELGELNKRGGEQQREKIPRRIIHFSSGETMEEYSTDEEEGEDKEPERKDLLSSPVDASKLTWGPYFWFHMWRAATSTISACDYLGERMASLFGITSAKYQYAIDEYYRMKKEREEEKEETRLSEEAEQSFDHMDHPQKDEDEPITATDRSDAANPQPGVTYQIENENHAPSSTITVPAIVTAT, from the exons ATGAGAGGCGTCGTTGTGGGCGCAGCAGCATCCACAGATACAAAGAAGACGGCGACAATGGCTGATATATCACTGTATCTCACTAACGTTAATGTGTCCATAGGGCAGACCATGGATGTGGATCAG AGCCCAAACCAGGGTAAAGACTTTGAGAGTGTGGAGCTGGGAGAGCTGAACAAGAGAGggggagagcagcagagggagaagaTTCCTCGCAGGATCATCCATTTCTCCAGCGGGGAGACCATGGAGGAGTACAGCACTgacgaggaggagggagaggacaaGGAGCCAGAGAGGAAAGACCTGCTGTCCTCCCCGGTTGATGCG TCCAAGTTGACCTGGGGTCCATACTTCTGGTTTCACATGTGGAGAGCGGCCACGTCCACCATCTCAG ccTGTGACTACCTAGGGGAAAGGATGGCCTCTCTGTTTGGGATAACATCAGCTAAATATCAGTATGCTATCGATGAATACTACAGGATGAAGAAAGAG agggaggaagagaaagaggaaaccCGTCTGTCAGAAGAAGCGGAACAATCCTTCGACCATATGGACCATCCTCAGAAGGATGAAGATGAACCAATCACCGCGACCGATCGGTCAGATGCAGCCAACCCTCAGCCTGGTGTGACATATCAGATCGAGAACGAAAATCATGCACCTTCAAGTACCATCACAGTCCCTGCTATCGTCACAGCGACCTAA